A single genomic interval of Flavobacteriales bacterium harbors:
- a CDS encoding M36 family metallopeptidase yields MKKLLLNTVLVAALLSPVADAFAQVPLREPATIARGELLRKGYAADDIEGLTITDAYTDRRTGVLHAYLRQTVQGIEVYGTEVALHIKPDGTIVSMHERLVKGAAARAAKGGVSLTPEQALERVMLMEGLRPVTLVRKRVDDRRRQVVFAGEGLASEDPEVRLFMLEHLGQLVPVWNVTLYMPDGSHWWNIRLDAATGKELERNDWVSQCRFDEPAAAHAEHDHGVAPPAPAPAAANDLNVFPMPLESPSHGARAIRNASWTAAPNASPFGWNDTDGTPGAEFTITRGNNVYASEDRDNNNVPGFSPDGGPTLDFDFPLDLALEPVDYESAAIANLYYWNNIIHDVMYQYGFDETSGNFQVNNYGNGGAGNDAVNADAQDGSGTNNANFGTPPDGSAPRMQMFRWTSTSPARDSDLDNGVIVHEYGHGISNRLVGGPSNTSCLSNAEQMGEGWSDYYALMFTMEPGDQGPDPRGIGTYVLGQPVTGAGIRPAPYSTNFGVNGYTYASTNSGLSQPHGIGFVWCTMLWEMTWDLIAQYGFSPDLYNGTAGNNIAMNLVTEGLRYTACNPGFVDGRDAILQADQVLYGGANQQLIWAAFARRGLGFSASQGSSSSRSDQVEAFDVPLDVNVGVSGIIEPLQGMYPDCANDPRPVKVTVRNNGLLPQSNIPVSYRLDNGAVVSTVLAGPLNSGQVVELSFPGTVAIAGLGNHLLKAWTSMPGDLAAANDTSTATYQLYAGGALAAPFLEDFESGSLCGTSSNCGATICALPNGWVNVTSGAFDGTDWRTDENGTPSTGTGPVADLQPGTTTGNYIYLEASSCLNSEAHLLSPCIDLSGVLLPRLRYGYHMFGPAMGSLRVDVFDGEQWHLDITPAVQGDQGNAWQTRIVNLDAFAGGTIVLRFRGRTGTDFTSDMALDAIEVYDGAIPPVVDHSATPSSYCVGGKVTLSDLSINDPTGWNWSLSPSTGFTFTDGTSATSQNPVLRFDAPGTYDVTLQASNPYGSGSLTRTGAIIIGTSTAARFDLRLDRWGAETTWNIKRLNGTTVASGGPFTNVAGNGVYPRPPEFLCLDADSCYVLEVNDSYGDGMCCDWGQGNYLLTTGAGDTLVFGNGQFTFQRRDTFCLAVTPRLSARVLLEGAWDGATGLMRDQLRSNPAFPLTEPYTALGFAQLLGGGETIDPSVLSVTGNDAIVDWVRIELRDPATPSVLRAALHVLVQRDGDVVDINGSTSIALPVAAGNYHVAIRHRNHLGAMTGDPVVLGSTPIMVDLSAAAQSTFGTDARKVSGTVRLLWAGNVIRDGQLKYAGGSNDRDPILVRIGGTVPTTTVPGYWPEDVTMDAVVKYAGAANDRDPILVNIGGTVPTLIRVEQLP; encoded by the coding sequence ATGAAGAAACTCCTACTTAACACGGTCCTCGTGGCCGCCTTGCTGTCACCCGTCGCGGATGCCTTCGCCCAGGTCCCCCTTCGCGAACCCGCGACCATCGCTCGGGGCGAACTGCTTCGGAAAGGATACGCCGCCGACGATATCGAAGGACTGACGATCACGGATGCGTATACGGACCGGCGCACCGGCGTGCTTCATGCCTACCTGCGTCAGACGGTCCAGGGGATCGAGGTCTACGGCACGGAGGTGGCCTTGCACATCAAGCCGGACGGGACCATCGTTTCGATGCACGAGCGGCTCGTCAAGGGCGCAGCGGCGCGCGCGGCGAAAGGCGGTGTGTCCTTGACGCCGGAGCAGGCGCTGGAACGTGTGATGCTGATGGAAGGGCTTCGTCCTGTCACGCTCGTCCGCAAACGTGTCGATGACCGCCGCAGGCAGGTCGTGTTCGCTGGTGAGGGGCTTGCCAGCGAGGATCCCGAGGTGCGGCTGTTCATGCTGGAGCACCTGGGTCAACTGGTCCCGGTGTGGAACGTCACCCTCTACATGCCCGACGGATCGCACTGGTGGAACATCCGCTTGGACGCCGCGACCGGCAAGGAACTGGAGCGCAACGACTGGGTGAGCCAGTGCCGGTTCGACGAACCTGCTGCCGCTCATGCGGAACACGACCATGGCGTGGCACCTCCAGCACCGGCGCCGGCCGCCGCCAACGACCTCAACGTCTTCCCCATGCCGCTGGAGAGCCCCAGCCATGGCGCCCGAGCGATCCGCAACGCCTCCTGGACCGCCGCTCCGAACGCATCCCCCTTCGGATGGAACGATACCGATGGCACCCCGGGGGCAGAGTTCACCATCACGCGGGGGAACAATGTGTACGCCTCCGAGGACCGCGACAACAACAACGTGCCGGGTTTCAGCCCCGATGGTGGACCCACGCTCGATTTCGACTTTCCGCTCGATCTGGCGCTCGAACCGGTCGATTACGAATCGGCCGCCATCGCCAACCTGTACTACTGGAACAACATCATCCACGATGTGATGTATCAGTACGGCTTCGATGAGACGAGCGGCAACTTCCAGGTGAACAACTACGGGAACGGCGGTGCCGGCAACGATGCGGTGAACGCGGACGCGCAGGATGGTAGCGGCACGAACAACGCCAACTTCGGGACCCCGCCTGACGGCAGCGCGCCGCGGATGCAGATGTTCCGCTGGACCAGCACCTCCCCCGCGCGGGACAGCGACCTGGACAATGGGGTCATCGTGCACGAGTACGGCCATGGGATCAGCAACCGCCTTGTGGGCGGACCCTCCAACACCAGCTGCCTGTCCAATGCCGAGCAGATGGGCGAGGGCTGGAGCGATTATTATGCCTTGATGTTCACCATGGAACCGGGTGATCAAGGGCCCGACCCACGGGGCATCGGCACCTACGTCCTCGGGCAACCGGTGACCGGCGCGGGTATCCGACCGGCACCGTACTCCACCAACTTCGGGGTGAACGGATACACCTACGCTTCGACGAACTCGGGGCTGAGCCAGCCGCACGGCATCGGGTTCGTATGGTGCACGATGCTGTGGGAGATGACCTGGGACCTCATCGCGCAGTACGGGTTCAGCCCCGACCTGTACAACGGTACGGCGGGCAACAACATCGCCATGAACCTCGTGACGGAGGGGCTGCGCTACACGGCGTGCAACCCTGGATTCGTGGATGGCCGCGATGCCATCCTTCAGGCGGATCAGGTCCTCTATGGTGGGGCGAACCAACAGCTCATCTGGGCCGCCTTCGCCCGTCGGGGCCTCGGGTTCAGCGCCAGCCAGGGAAGTTCCTCCAGCCGCTCCGACCAGGTGGAGGCCTTTGACGTACCGCTCGATGTGAACGTCGGCGTGTCCGGCATCATCGAGCCCCTCCAGGGCATGTACCCGGACTGTGCGAACGACCCCCGACCCGTGAAGGTGACCGTCCGCAACAACGGTCTGTTGCCGCAGTCCAACATCCCGGTGAGCTACCGGCTGGACAATGGGGCTGTGGTCAGCACGGTTCTGGCCGGCCCCCTCAATTCGGGCCAGGTGGTCGAACTGAGCTTCCCCGGGACCGTCGCCATCGCGGGTCTGGGCAACCACCTCCTCAAGGCATGGACCTCGATGCCCGGCGATCTGGCCGCGGCCAACGACACCTCCACGGCGACCTATCAGCTGTATGCGGGGGGGGCCTTGGCGGCGCCCTTCCTGGAGGACTTTGAGAGCGGCTCCCTCTGCGGCACTTCGAGCAATTGTGGCGCCACCATCTGTGCCCTGCCCAATGGATGGGTGAACGTCACCAGTGGTGCGTTCGATGGTACCGATTGGCGGACGGACGAGAACGGCACGCCCAGCACGGGAACCGGTCCGGTTGCGGACCTGCAGCCCGGGACCACCACTGGGAACTACATCTACCTGGAGGCGTCCTCCTGCCTCAACAGTGAGGCCCACCTGCTGAGCCCCTGCATCGACCTTTCCGGGGTGTTGCTGCCTCGGCTCCGGTACGGCTATCACATGTTCGGGCCGGCGATGGGCTCCCTGCGGGTCGATGTGTTCGATGGGGAACAATGGCATCTGGACATCACTCCGGCGGTCCAGGGTGACCAAGGCAACGCCTGGCAGACCCGGATCGTGAACCTCGATGCCTTCGCCGGTGGCACCATCGTGCTCCGGTTCCGTGGGCGCACGGGCACGGATTTCACCTCAGACATGGCGCTGGATGCGATCGAGGTGTATGACGGCGCGATCCCGCCGGTGGTGGACCACAGCGCCACGCCGTCCAGCTATTGCGTTGGAGGCAAGGTGACGCTCAGCGACCTGTCCATCAATGATCCCACGGGGTGGAATTGGTCCTTGAGCCCATCCACCGGGTTCACCTTCACCGATGGCACCAGCGCGACCAGCCAGAACCCGGTGTTGCGCTTCGATGCACCCGGGACCTACGATGTGACCCTGCAGGCCTCCAACCCCTATGGGTCTGGTAGTTTGACGCGCACGGGTGCCATCATCATCGGTACCAGCACCGCGGCCCGGTTCGACCTTCGGTTGGACCGGTGGGGCGCGGAGACCACCTGGAACATCAAGCGATTGAACGGCACCACGGTGGCCTCGGGCGGGCCCTTCACCAATGTGGCCGGTAATGGTGTCTACCCAAGACCGCCTGAATTCCTCTGCCTCGATGCCGACAGCTGCTATGTGCTTGAGGTGAACGACAGTTACGGTGATGGCATGTGCTGCGATTGGGGCCAGGGCAATTACCTGCTGACCACCGGTGCTGGTGACACGTTGGTCTTCGGCAATGGTCAGTTCACCTTCCAGCGCAGGGACACGTTCTGTCTGGCCGTCACGCCGCGCTTGTCGGCGCGGGTGCTGCTCGAAGGCGCTTGGGATGGGGCCACGGGGCTCATGCGGGATCAGTTGCGGTCCAACCCCGCGTTCCCGCTCACAGAGCCCTACACCGCGCTCGGGTTCGCTCAGCTTCTGGGCGGTGGGGAGACCATCGACCCTTCCGTGCTCTCGGTGACCGGGAATGATGCCATCGTGGACTGGGTGCGGATCGAGCTTCGTGATCCGGCCACACCCTCCGTGCTCCGTGCCGCCCTGCACGTCCTGGTGCAACGGGATGGGGATGTGGTGGACATCAATGGGTCCACGAGCATCGCGCTGCCGGTGGCCGCGGGGAACTACCACGTCGCCATCCGCCATCGGAACCATCTGGGTGCCATGACGGGTGATCCGGTGGTGCTCGGCAGCACGCCCATCATGGTCGATCTGTCCGCTGCGGCCCAATCGACCTTTGGCACCGATGCACGGAAGGTCTCGGGAACGGTCAGGCTCCTTTGGGCGGGCAACGTCATCCGTGACGGCCAGCTCAAGTATGCGGGTGGGTCCAACGACAGGGATCCGATACTCGTCCGCATTGGAGGAACCGTCCCCACGACGACCGTTCCGGGATACTGGCCGGAGGACGTGACCATGGACGCCGTGGTCAAGTACGCTGGCGCCGCGAACGATCGCGACCCCATCCTGGTGAACATCGGGGGTACGGTACCCACGCTGATCCGGGTCGAGCAACTACCTTGA